One window of Pseudacidobacterium ailaaui genomic DNA carries:
- a CDS encoding oxidative damage protection protein: MAHTVFCARYKQQMEGLEEPPFDSDFGNKIYHNVSKKAWQEWLEHQKMLLNEYRLQPWTPQAQEFLVEQMDRYFFGEGSELPKEYVPPAR; this comes from the coding sequence ATGGCACATACCGTTTTTTGCGCGCGCTACAAGCAGCAGATGGAAGGGCTGGAGGAACCGCCTTTCGACAGTGATTTCGGGAACAAGATCTACCATAACGTCTCAAAAAAGGCCTGGCAGGAGTGGCTGGAGCACCAAAAGATGCTGCTGAATGAATACCGTCTTCAGCCCTGGACGCCGCAGGCGCAGGAGTTTCTGGTGGAACAGATGGACCGCTATTTCTTTGGGGAAGGCTCGGAGCTGCCCAAAGAGTATGTGCCTCCCGCACGCTAG
- a CDS encoding carboxymuconolactone decarboxylase family protein, whose product MLSTALQGRVRMLERDEVEGEIAALYDKLYEERGVVPNMFKTVAQTPALALGFAAFLKPLMSDGELAAWYKELVATRVASLNHCEYCISSHRFLARLRGASEQQVAAVDSYEDGPFTEKEKAGLRYADKLHRSAHAIEDVDYAEVKKYFSDKELIELTAVAAAFEFFPRFVSALKVPVTPLPPETAS is encoded by the coding sequence ATGTTATCCACCGCACTTCAGGGCCGTGTTCGGATGCTCGAACGCGATGAGGTAGAAGGCGAAATTGCGGCCTTGTATGACAAGCTCTACGAGGAACGGGGCGTTGTTCCGAACATGTTCAAGACCGTGGCCCAGACGCCTGCTTTGGCGCTGGGATTTGCGGCCTTTCTCAAACCACTGATGTCGGACGGCGAACTTGCTGCCTGGTATAAGGAGCTGGTGGCGACCCGAGTGGCCTCCCTGAACCACTGCGAATACTGCATCTCGTCGCACCGTTTTCTGGCCCGGCTGCGCGGCGCTTCTGAGCAGCAGGTAGCAGCCGTGGACAGCTATGAAGACGGCCCCTTCACGGAAAAGGAAAAGGCAGGCCTTCGTTATGCAGACAAACTGCACCGCTCCGCTCACGCCATTGAGGACGTCGACTATGCCGAGGTCAAGAAGTATTTCTCTGACAAGGAACTGATTGAACTGACGGCCGTGGCAGCGGCCTTTGAATTTTTCCCCCGCTTTGTCTCAGCGCTCAAAGTCCCAGTGACGCCCCTTCCGCCGGAGACGGCCAGCTGA
- a CDS encoding bactofilin family protein: MWKPNQSGNTSSTPSEPVRPAAPVTPSYEQNVRSTPAAAQSASADQATIGKSLIIKGEVTGSESLYIDGKVEGSINLPGNRVTVGRNGQVTANISAREIVVLGKVRGNVNASDRVDIRSEGSLSGDVIAQRISIEDGAFFKGGIDIRKPGNEKATEVKANAAAPAEAAKAVTV; the protein is encoded by the coding sequence ATGTGGAAACCAAACCAGAGCGGAAATACTTCATCAACCCCCAGTGAGCCAGTTCGTCCGGCCGCGCCCGTAACCCCCAGCTATGAACAGAACGTACGCAGCACTCCCGCAGCGGCACAATCGGCCTCCGCAGACCAGGCGACGATTGGCAAGAGCCTGATCATCAAAGGCGAAGTCACAGGCTCGGAATCGCTGTACATTGACGGCAAGGTGGAAGGCTCGATTAATCTGCCAGGAAACCGGGTGACCGTCGGCCGCAATGGACAGGTGACGGCGAACATCTCAGCGCGAGAAATCGTGGTGCTTGGCAAGGTGCGCGGCAATGTGAATGCCAGCGACCGTGTGGACATCCGCAGCGAAGGATCGCTTTCAGGCGATGTGATTGCGCAGCGCATCTCGATTGAGGACGGCGCCTTCTTCAAGGGCGGCATCGACATCCGCAAGCCGGGAAATGAAAAGGCCACCGAGGTAAAGGCAAACGCAGCAGCCCCGGCGGAAGCGGCCAAGGCAGTTACGGTATAA
- a CDS encoding YraN family protein, with protein MALLERTRLRLFEKFVFAASRRRREAEHLATGRHGELAAYFYLRRQGYVLTARGWRAGLLRGDLDLIGWEGGTLCFIEVKTRTTRDVATAEAAVDEDKRRTLRRLARHYLRQLPQNDVPVRFDLLSVYLERGKTAEIELFRGAFGWH; from the coding sequence ATGGCTTTGCTTGAACGCACCCGCCTCCGCCTTTTTGAGAAGTTCGTCTTTGCCGCTTCGCGCCGCCGCAGGGAAGCAGAGCACCTGGCCACCGGCCGGCATGGCGAACTTGCCGCATACTTCTATCTGCGCCGCCAGGGATACGTCCTCACCGCGCGCGGATGGCGCGCTGGCCTGCTGCGGGGGGACCTGGACCTGATCGGCTGGGAGGGCGGCACGCTCTGCTTCATCGAAGTCAAGACGCGCACGACGCGGGACGTCGCAACGGCAGAGGCCGCAGTAGACGAGGACAAGCGCCGCACCCTGCGCCGTCTGGCCCGGCACTACCTGCGGCAGCTTCCGCAGAACGACGTGCCCGTGCGCTTCGATCTTCTTTCTGTCTATCTGGAAAGAGGCAAAACTGCGGAAATTGAGCTCTTCCGGGGTGCCTTTGGCTGGCACTAA
- a CDS encoding VWA domain-containing protein — MALVPGRKSAKTSARWAGIVCRTAPAFLLLFALFPAAFFPARAHAQEDSLDSVHVQPPPPKPDANAPPPPVEGDAAMSASRGERIRVDVNLVLVPLTVTDPMDRLVTGLEKSNFFLYENNRLQTIKTFSQEDAPVSIGIIFDMSGSMANKIIRARDSILQFMHTANPQDEFFVIGFNDRPELIEDFTSNPQDIEARLANVHAAHRTALLDAIYYGLNKMKQAKYERRALLIVSDGGDNRSRYTENEVRATVREANVQIYAIGIFDPYAATTEERLGPVLLNDICSETGGRLFRVDDVSEMGDIAEKISAELRNEYVLGYKPDDPRKDGKWRKLKVKLVPPPGLPQLTVHARTGYYAPLQ; from the coding sequence ATGGCGCTCGTGCCAGGGCGCAAATCGGCAAAAACTTCTGCTCGATGGGCAGGAATTGTTTGTCGGACCGCCCCTGCATTTTTGCTGCTCTTCGCGCTTTTTCCTGCCGCATTTTTCCCGGCGCGGGCCCATGCTCAGGAAGACTCATTAGATTCGGTGCATGTGCAGCCTCCTCCGCCCAAACCAGACGCCAATGCTCCGCCGCCGCCAGTCGAGGGTGACGCCGCCATGAGCGCTTCGCGCGGAGAGCGTATCCGCGTGGATGTGAATCTTGTGCTGGTCCCTTTAACGGTCACCGACCCAATGGACCGCCTCGTGACGGGCCTGGAAAAGAGCAATTTCTTTCTTTACGAAAACAACCGCCTCCAGACCATCAAGACTTTCTCGCAGGAAGACGCGCCGGTTTCCATCGGAATCATCTTTGATATGAGCGGCAGCATGGCCAACAAGATCATCCGCGCACGCGATTCTATCCTGCAGTTCATGCACACGGCCAATCCTCAGGATGAATTTTTTGTCATTGGATTCAATGACCGTCCGGAGCTGATTGAGGACTTCACCTCGAACCCGCAGGACATTGAGGCCCGTCTGGCAAATGTGCACGCTGCGCACCGAACTGCCCTGCTGGATGCCATCTATTACGGTCTGAATAAGATGAAGCAGGCCAAATATGAACGCAGGGCCTTGCTGATTGTTTCCGACGGTGGAGACAACCGCAGCCGCTATACCGAAAATGAGGTACGCGCCACCGTGCGTGAGGCCAACGTGCAGATCTACGCCATCGGCATCTTTGATCCTTACGCAGCCACCACCGAGGAGCGGTTGGGGCCGGTCCTGCTGAATGACATCTGTTCCGAGACAGGAGGCCGTCTCTTTCGCGTGGACGATGTGTCCGAGATGGGAGACATTGCAGAAAAAATCAGTGCTGAGTTGCGAAATGAATATGTGCTCGGATACAAACCGGATGATCCCCGCAAAGATGGCAAGTGGCGTAAATTGAAAGTAAAGCTGGTGCCGCCTCCGGGACTGCCCCAGCTGACCGTGCATGCTCGCACCGGATACTATGCGCCTTTGCAATAA
- a CDS encoding LysR substrate-binding domain-containing protein: MENFRLKVFRAVATQASFRKASEALHLSQPAVSQHIHALEEELGIRLFDRSGVRIALTPAGKLLLKYAERSARVLEEAKTALLRLEGEVSGMLHLGASTTIAQYILPRILGAFLRDNPKVTLSVVSGNTEQIVSSLLKGSVTLGMIEGPPMSKEVHTEKFLDDRMVLIVPRSHEWSGMGNVPLAFLAQVPLLLREQGSGSRRVVEQAFRKAGLPLGQLQIAMELDSSEAILSGVEAGLGLGFVSEWAAAKALRLGAVARVEVQGLEIWRELTLVRKLGPAPEGPAAAFWRFALAQRVDKKGA, encoded by the coding sequence ATGGAAAATTTTCGTCTGAAGGTCTTTCGCGCAGTGGCCACGCAGGCCAGTTTCCGCAAGGCTTCCGAAGCGCTGCATCTGAGCCAGCCCGCGGTGAGCCAGCACATCCATGCGCTCGAAGAAGAGCTGGGGATACGGCTGTTTGACCGCAGCGGAGTGCGCATTGCGCTTACACCGGCCGGCAAGCTGCTCCTGAAATATGCTGAGCGCTCGGCCCGTGTGCTGGAGGAAGCAAAGACGGCGCTGCTTCGGCTGGAGGGTGAGGTCAGCGGTATGCTGCACCTGGGTGCGTCGACAACCATCGCACAGTACATCCTCCCCCGGATTCTGGGCGCTTTCCTCAGGGACAATCCCAAGGTCACGCTTTCTGTCGTAAGCGGCAATACGGAACAGATTGTCTCCTCGCTGCTGAAGGGGTCCGTTACGCTGGGTATGATTGAAGGGCCTCCCATGTCAAAGGAGGTCCATACGGAAAAGTTTCTGGATGACCGTATGGTGCTGATTGTGCCGCGCAGCCATGAGTGGAGCGGGATGGGGAACGTTCCGCTGGCCTTTCTGGCCCAGGTGCCGCTGCTGCTGCGGGAACAGGGTTCCGGTTCGCGCCGGGTGGTCGAGCAGGCCTTCCGCAAGGCAGGTTTGCCTCTGGGCCAGCTCCAGATTGCGATGGAACTGGATTCCAGTGAGGCCATTCTCTCCGGGGTGGAGGCTGGACTGGGGCTTGGATTTGTCTCAGAATGGGCAGCGGCCAAGGCGCTGCGTCTGGGCGCGGTGGCCAGGGTGGAAGTGCAAGGCCTGGAGATATGGCGTGAGCTCACTCTGGTGCGGAAGCTGGGGCCTGCTCCCGAGGGCCCGGCTGCTGCCTTCTGGCGATTTGCGCTGGCGCAGAGGGTGGACAAGAAGGGCGCGTGA
- a CDS encoding VacB/RNase II family 3'-5' exoribonuclease, which yields MTDRDLLRQIERAPGQKAGYKQLVRELGLGGGRERRLLLEQLARLTARGQLIKIDREQWAVPKPMTQKEHMVAGRMDLHRDGYGFVRPSGRSRTDEEDIFVPPNELGGAMQGDQVLVELLPPRADGRRLGRVLRVLTRNNPTVVGTFHYARSERAQGHSVVPLDGRMTQPILIPFGMELPPVLQPTPHRVLGKEAKHHRTGDELEGMVVDVEVTEWPTMTRPARGRVIEVLGGEDDFGVDVEIVIRKHHLPHVFPEKVLEEARSVAFLEPETIQARRDFRHLPIVTIDGESARDFDDAVLVREQDDGNFELQVHIADVAHYVRPGTALDLEARLRGNSVYFPDRAIPMLPQELSTDICSLRPNEDRLVLSCIMQIDKHGEILGFEIVEGVIRSARRMTYTQVHAILEKDEAMREQFRNLVPEFERMQHLAQVLNKKRQRRGSIDFDLPEPLIEFDEFGAMKSVTRSERNWAHRLIEEFMLAANECVASWLQQQGVASIYRIHERPEPRRVVEFEETAAAFGYSLGIGNLPVRKFQIKSERREQRGRGRNPRLHEVPEEINVTPQMYQRLTAKIAGRPEERILSYLMLRSLKQARYSEKNEGHFALAASCYTHFTSPIRRYPDLIVHRITKALLHERISGKGTLPASGPHAPHAVARFPLSATDRAAGEGLDSHSLASIAQESSETERRAADAERELVEWKKIKFMQDRVGEDFNALVLTPTRYGLFVELDDLFIEGLVPIQSLGQMDGDFYTYRENTREIIGQRWGRKFTFGQKVRVILDRVDARERRLQFSILDEGPSPGGKERAHSAEKKPRRQKKAKPLGRKKRRK from the coding sequence ATGACTGACCGCGACCTCCTGCGCCAGATTGAGCGCGCCCCTGGCCAGAAAGCCGGATACAAGCAGCTTGTACGTGAGCTCGGTCTGGGGGGAGGCCGTGAACGCCGCCTGCTGCTCGAACAACTGGCCCGGTTGACTGCACGCGGCCAGCTTATCAAAATTGACCGGGAACAGTGGGCGGTCCCAAAACCCATGACACAGAAAGAGCACATGGTGGCCGGCCGCATGGACCTGCACCGTGATGGATATGGTTTTGTCCGCCCCAGCGGACGCAGCCGTACAGACGAAGAAGACATCTTCGTCCCCCCCAACGAACTGGGTGGGGCCATGCAGGGTGACCAGGTCCTGGTCGAACTCCTTCCCCCGCGGGCGGACGGACGCCGGCTGGGGCGTGTCCTGCGCGTGCTCACGCGGAACAATCCCACCGTTGTCGGGACCTTCCATTACGCACGCAGCGAGCGGGCGCAAGGACACTCCGTCGTCCCCCTGGATGGGCGCATGACCCAGCCCATTCTCATCCCCTTTGGAATGGAATTGCCTCCGGTGCTCCAGCCCACACCCCACCGCGTTTTAGGCAAAGAAGCGAAGCACCACCGCACCGGCGACGAGCTGGAAGGCATGGTCGTGGACGTGGAGGTCACCGAATGGCCCACAATGACCCGGCCGGCGCGCGGGCGCGTCATCGAGGTGCTGGGGGGCGAAGACGATTTCGGAGTGGATGTAGAGATTGTCATCCGCAAGCACCATCTGCCGCACGTCTTTCCCGAAAAGGTGCTCGAAGAGGCGCGGAGCGTTGCATTTCTGGAGCCTGAAACCATTCAGGCCCGACGCGATTTCCGTCACCTGCCCATCGTGACCATTGATGGCGAATCAGCCCGTGACTTTGATGATGCCGTTCTGGTGCGCGAACAAGACGATGGCAACTTCGAGTTGCAGGTGCACATTGCCGATGTTGCGCATTACGTGCGCCCAGGGACCGCATTGGACCTCGAAGCCCGTCTCCGCGGCAATTCCGTCTATTTCCCGGACCGTGCCATCCCCATGCTGCCGCAGGAGCTTTCCACAGACATTTGCAGCCTGCGCCCAAATGAGGACCGCCTGGTGCTTTCCTGCATCATGCAGATAGACAAACACGGCGAAATTCTGGGTTTTGAAATCGTCGAAGGCGTCATCCGTTCCGCTCGCCGCATGACCTATACCCAGGTCCATGCCATTCTCGAAAAAGACGAGGCCATGCGCGAACAGTTCCGCAATCTGGTCCCGGAATTTGAGCGTATGCAGCATCTGGCGCAGGTGCTGAACAAAAAACGCCAGCGGCGCGGCTCGATTGACTTTGACCTGCCCGAGCCCCTCATCGAGTTTGATGAATTTGGCGCGATGAAAAGCGTCACGCGCTCCGAGCGCAACTGGGCACACCGCCTGATTGAAGAATTCATGCTGGCCGCCAATGAATGCGTCGCCTCGTGGTTGCAACAGCAGGGTGTCGCCTCAATTTATCGCATCCACGAAAGACCAGAGCCCCGGCGCGTGGTGGAGTTTGAGGAGACGGCCGCCGCATTTGGCTACTCTCTCGGCATCGGAAACCTTCCGGTGCGCAAATTTCAGATCAAGTCGGAGCGCCGCGAACAGCGGGGACGCGGACGCAATCCCAGGCTGCACGAGGTCCCGGAGGAAATCAACGTGACGCCGCAGATGTATCAGCGCCTGACGGCAAAAATCGCCGGCAGGCCCGAGGAGCGCATTCTTTCCTACCTGATGCTGCGATCGTTGAAACAGGCCCGCTATAGTGAGAAAAATGAGGGCCACTTCGCGCTGGCTGCTTCATGCTACACGCATTTCACCTCACCCATCCGGCGCTACCCTGATCTGATCGTGCACCGCATTACCAAAGCGCTTCTGCATGAAAGAATCAGCGGCAAAGGTACGCTCCCTGCCAGTGGACCGCATGCGCCTCATGCCGTCGCAAGGTTTCCCCTGAGCGCCACGGACCGCGCCGCGGGCGAAGGCCTGGACAGCCACTCCCTGGCCAGCATTGCGCAGGAGAGCAGTGAAACAGAACGCCGCGCTGCCGATGCCGAACGCGAACTGGTTGAGTGGAAAAAGATCAAGTTTATGCAGGACCGCGTTGGTGAGGACTTCAACGCACTGGTCCTGACGCCAACCCGGTACGGCCTCTTCGTCGAGCTGGATGACCTTTTTATCGAGGGCCTGGTACCCATCCAGAGTCTCGGCCAGATGGACGGCGACTTCTACACGTATCGCGAAAACACACGGGAGATCATCGGCCAGCGCTGGGGACGCAAGTTCACCTTTGGCCAAAAGGTGCGCGTCATCCTCGACCGCGTGGATGCAAGGGAGCGAAGATTGCAGTTTTCCATTCTGGACGAAGGCCCCTCGCCCGGGGGGAAAGAACGCGCGCATTCGGCAGAAAAGAAGCCACGCAGACAGAAAAAAGCAAAACCCTTAGGACGAAAAAAACGACGCAAATAA
- a CDS encoding VWA domain-containing protein, with the protein MFAQQQQPPLNVDRDPVISPDAADNQPVNPANPARNAASTEDLKHGQHGGFTFRRDVDEVVLNATVLDDNGRLVNDLTKDDFHVFEDGVPQTISSFQHQDIPVSMGIIIDNSGSMRDKRAAVNSAALDLVRASNPEDEAFIVNFSDEAFIDQDFTSSLNKLQDGLAHIDSKGGTALYDAIVASADHLAQGAKRPKQVLLVVTDGEDNASSLNLEQTIRRVQDLQGPVVYSIGLLFGDSGGGREARRAKRALQLLSTETGGMAYFPHSLSEVDQICAEVARDIRNQYTIGYHSTKPASLGGYRLVKVVASAPKHGKLTVRTRTGYYPKSDKASAAQTTSSTAGNP; encoded by the coding sequence GTGTTTGCGCAACAGCAGCAGCCTCCGCTGAATGTGGACCGCGACCCCGTCATTTCACCCGATGCGGCAGACAACCAGCCGGTCAATCCAGCCAATCCGGCAAGAAATGCCGCCTCCACCGAGGACCTGAAGCATGGACAGCATGGTGGTTTCACCTTCCGCCGCGACGTGGATGAAGTGGTCCTGAATGCCACAGTGCTCGACGACAACGGGCGGCTGGTGAATGATCTGACCAAGGACGATTTTCATGTCTTTGAAGATGGTGTTCCCCAGACCATCTCTTCTTTTCAGCACCAGGACATTCCTGTTTCGATGGGCATCATCATTGATAATTCCGGTTCCATGCGGGACAAGCGCGCTGCCGTGAACTCTGCCGCCCTGGACCTGGTCCGTGCTTCCAATCCGGAAGATGAAGCTTTCATCGTCAATTTTTCTGACGAGGCATTTATCGACCAGGATTTCACTTCCTCCCTCAATAAACTCCAGGACGGCCTTGCACATATTGATTCCAAAGGAGGCACGGCCTTATACGACGCCATTGTGGCCTCGGCCGACCATCTGGCCCAGGGAGCCAAGCGTCCGAAACAGGTGCTTCTGGTGGTGACCGATGGCGAGGACAACGCCTCCAGTCTGAACCTGGAGCAGACCATCCGCCGTGTGCAGGACCTGCAGGGCCCCGTGGTCTATTCCATTGGACTGCTCTTTGGTGACTCCGGAGGAGGACGCGAGGCGAGGCGGGCCAAACGCGCCCTGCAACTGCTCTCAACAGAAACCGGAGGAATGGCCTATTTTCCTCATTCCCTCTCTGAGGTGGACCAGATTTGTGCTGAAGTCGCGCGCGACATCCGCAATCAATACACCATCGGGTATCACTCGACCAAGCCCGCCAGTCTGGGAGGATATCGTCTGGTCAAGGTCGTCGCCAGTGCGCCGAAACACGGCAAGCTGACCGTACGCACACGCACCGGCTACTATCCGAAATCAGACAAAGCCAGCGCGGCCCAAACCACTTCTT
- a CDS encoding TonB-dependent receptor — translation MRFRLSTCAATLALLLGSGIVTPFRTQRAVAQTSISGDIQGTITDPTGAVVPNATISVKSLDTGAVQKASTNSAGSYRVSLLKPGRYQITASAAGFQNTTVQVVVNTGTITTGDLKLSVGSSAQTVEVSATSEPLIHTEDANLTTSFNQQQIQNMPNPGNDVTFMGQLAPGSIINTTTQATNGLFGYGNFSSFGLPATSNNFTINGTDENDPFFNINNSGATNLLLGNNEIAEATVISNAYAAQYGGLGGAKMNEITRSGSNAFHGNLVYWWNGRIMNANEYFNNQQGVKRPFDNANQWAASLGGPVKKDKLFFFLDTEGIRLIFPTNTAVYLPSASYQSRILSQVAANNPSEVPFYQKMFALYNNAPGAVNAVPFVDAGGVNPDVNTFRSTASSGANEWILAGRVDWNLGTNDKMYVRYKQDKGFQPSFTDPINPVFNLVSNQPQYEGQLAETHTFSPYIINQFTFNASYYRSIFQAPDPAANLAAFPGTFEFVDSQNQTTGHTDQFTTLNPYGFFPNGRNATQYGFLDDLNITRGSHTIRLGAAFRRDDISDYDPMEFTAPLLIGLGPNASPAPGYTFDNGYAYLTQQAFPLSKSQPLAFYQLGAYIQDDWSIRPNFKLNAGLRIEHNSNPISLKNVFARFNGDFFGLSSDTGTPYNQLISANQHRVFHSYQHVMVEPRIGFNWSLSQNTVLRGGFGMFADVFPGTVADSLIANPPTEPNFTIFGALLDPSLTGSGSQIAAANAAAFRSGFATGASYDTLAAANPTFSAPSFVSGMQNMQYPQYEEWSVQLERQLPYNTALAIGYVGNHGYHEPVVNDSANAYGFGSLPASAPAPSFAQVQLYQSAASSNYNGLVVTANHREKYATVTLNYTYSHALDEISNGGFLPFNPGNSSNPNNPYDLSQNYGNADYDVRHNLTGSYVVQLPYWGGPHALTDHWQFSGTVFYHTGFPFSITDQATRQVLEGQNYYGPLFAAVTGSPNHHCSSSSVANVATGAGTSCFDVNDFSTPTGFNVQRRNQFFGPHYVDTDFAAQKGFGIPHWEGATLNVGAQFFNLFNHPNFAQPVSDISSPLFGKINSVVSTPTSIFGNGLGGDASPRIIQLKASFQF, via the coding sequence TTGAGATTCCGTCTCAGCACTTGTGCGGCAACACTTGCCCTGCTGCTCGGTTCCGGAATAGTCACTCCTTTCAGGACGCAGCGGGCAGTGGCCCAGACGTCCATCTCTGGTGATATTCAGGGAACGATTACGGACCCCACCGGAGCAGTTGTGCCGAACGCCACGATTTCCGTGAAGAGCCTGGATACGGGCGCGGTGCAGAAAGCAAGCACCAACAGCGCAGGTTCTTATCGTGTCTCTCTGCTCAAACCCGGACGCTACCAGATTACGGCCTCGGCCGCAGGATTTCAGAACACGACGGTCCAGGTAGTCGTGAATACGGGCACGATCACGACAGGAGACCTGAAGCTGAGCGTCGGCTCCAGTGCGCAGACCGTGGAAGTGAGCGCAACCTCTGAGCCTTTGATCCACACTGAAGACGCCAATCTTACCACCAGCTTTAACCAGCAGCAGATCCAAAACATGCCAAACCCCGGCAATGATGTGACGTTCATGGGGCAGCTGGCGCCCGGGTCGATCATAAACACCACTACCCAGGCCACCAATGGATTGTTCGGTTATGGCAACTTCTCCAGTTTTGGTCTGCCGGCCACATCCAACAACTTTACGATCAACGGCACGGACGAGAACGATCCCTTCTTTAACATCAACAATTCCGGCGCCACAAATCTTTTGCTGGGCAACAATGAGATTGCCGAGGCCACAGTCATCAGCAATGCCTATGCTGCGCAATATGGAGGGCTGGGCGGAGCCAAGATGAACGAAATTACGCGTTCAGGTTCAAATGCCTTCCACGGCAACCTTGTGTACTGGTGGAATGGCCGCATCATGAACGCCAATGAGTACTTCAATAACCAGCAGGGAGTCAAGCGGCCCTTTGACAATGCAAACCAGTGGGCGGCTTCTCTTGGCGGCCCAGTGAAGAAGGACAAGCTCTTCTTCTTCCTGGACACCGAGGGCATCCGGCTGATCTTCCCCACCAATACGGCGGTCTATCTTCCCAGCGCCTCTTATCAGAGCCGGATCCTGAGCCAGGTTGCGGCAAACAATCCGAGCGAGGTTCCCTTCTATCAGAAGATGTTTGCCCTGTATAACAACGCTCCCGGAGCGGTGAATGCAGTGCCTTTTGTCGATGCAGGCGGAGTCAATCCGGACGTAAACACCTTCCGCTCGACTGCTTCCTCCGGAGCGAATGAATGGATCCTGGCCGGGCGCGTGGACTGGAACCTGGGCACGAACGACAAAATGTATGTCCGCTATAAGCAGGACAAAGGCTTCCAGCCTTCTTTTACCGATCCCATCAACCCGGTCTTCAACCTGGTGAGCAATCAGCCACAATATGAAGGCCAGTTGGCAGAAACGCACACCTTTTCGCCATACATCATTAACCAGTTCACCTTCAATGCGTCCTATTACCGCTCCATCTTCCAAGCGCCGGACCCGGCAGCCAATCTGGCGGCCTTCCCGGGGACCTTTGAGTTCGTGGATTCACAGAATCAAACCACTGGCCATACCGACCAGTTCACGACCCTCAACCCGTACGGATTCTTTCCGAATGGGCGCAATGCCACGCAATATGGTTTTCTGGACGACCTGAACATCACCCGCGGAAGCCACACGATCCGGCTTGGTGCTGCCTTCCGGCGCGATGATATCAGCGATTATGACCCGATGGAGTTCACAGCGCCGCTGCTGATTGGCCTGGGACCCAATGCAAGTCCGGCCCCCGGCTATACGTTTGATAATGGATATGCTTATCTGACGCAGCAGGCATTTCCGCTCAGCAAATCTCAGCCGCTGGCTTTCTACCAACTGGGTGCATATATTCAGGACGACTGGAGCATCCGTCCTAACTTCAAGCTGAATGCGGGGCTCCGCATTGAGCACAACTCCAACCCGATCAGCCTGAAGAATGTTTTTGCGCGCTTCAACGGGGACTTTTTTGGACTCAGCTCCGATACCGGTACTCCGTATAACCAGTTGATCTCTGCCAACCAGCACCGCGTTTTCCATAGCTATCAGCACGTGATGGTCGAGCCGCGTATCGGGTTCAACTGGTCTCTTTCGCAGAACACAGTCCTGCGCGGAGGCTTCGGAATGTTTGCCGACGTGTTTCCGGGGACCGTGGCCGACAGCCTGATTGCCAATCCGCCGACGGAGCCGAACTTCACCATCTTTGGCGCGCTGCTGGACCCCTCGCTTACGGGCAGCGGATCGCAAATTGCCGCAGCCAATGCTGCCGCCTTCCGGTCAGGTTTTGCCACGGGCGCCAGCTACGATACGCTTGCTGCAGCCAACCCGACGTTCTCTGCCCCCAGCTTCGTCTCCGGAATGCAGAACATGCAGTATCCGCAGTATGAAGAGTGGAGCGTGCAGCTGGAACGGCAGCTTCCTTATAACACGGCCCTGGCCATCGGCTACGTTGGGAACCACGGGTATCATGAGCCTGTTGTCAATGACAGCGCCAATGCCTATGGTTTTGGCAGCCTGCCGGCGTCGGCCCCGGCCCCGTCCTTTGCCCAGGTCCAGCTTTATCAGAGCGCAGCATCGTCCAATTACAACGGACTGGTGGTGACGGCAAACCATCGCGAAAAGTACGCGACCGTGACGCTGAATTACACCTACAGCCATGCCCTGGACGAAATTTCCAACGGCGGTTTCCTGCCCTTTAATCCGGGCAACAGCAGCAATCCGAACAATCCCTACGACCTCAGCCAGAACTATGGCAACGCCGACTATGACGTCCGCCATAATCTGACCGGGAGCTACGTGGTCCAGCTTCCCTACTGGGGCGGGCCGCATGCGCTGACCGACCACTGGCAATTTAGCGGAACGGTCTTCTATCACACGGGGTTCCCATTTTCCATCACCGACCAGGCCACCAGGCAGGTGCTTGAGGGACAGAACTACTATGGTCCTCTGTTCGCTGCTGTGACGGGCTCGCCGAACCATCACTGCAGCTCCAGCTCCGTTGCCAATGTGGCCACCGGAGCAGGGACTTCCTGCTTTGATGTCAATGACTTCAGCACGCCCACCGGGTTCAATGTCCAGAGGAGAAACCAGTTCTTTGGGCCGCATTATGTGGACACGGACTTTGCCGCGCAGAAGGGTTTTGGCATCCCGCACTGGGAAGGGGCCACTCTGAATGTGGGGGCGCAATTCTTCAACCTCTTTAACCATCCGAACTTCGCGCAGCCGGTGAGTGACATCTCCAGCCCGCTGTTTGGAAAGATCAACAGCGTCGTAAGCACACCAACCAGCATCTTTGGCAATGGTCTGGGCGGCGATGCTTCCCCGCGCATTATTCAACTCAAAGCCAGCTTCCAGTTCTAA